A DNA window from Candidatus Protochlamydia naegleriophila contains the following coding sequences:
- the kdsB gene encoding 3-deoxy-manno-octulosonate cytidylyltransferase produces the protein MTEEIIGIIPARYGSTRFPGKPLFPILGKTLLQRTYENAKRAASLSEVIVATDDQRIFDHVKSFNGQVVMTSPDCPTGTDRLAEVLRLHPEWMQAAVIVNIQGDEPCLEPQAINLAADALLNDSNGHMSTVVTPLLSEEDAFNPSIVKCVMDQKGNALYFSRTLIPSNKRQCFEPQTSYFRHLGLYAYRPAFILEYQQLSPTPLQLEEDLEQLKVLEHGYRIKVAVVDHVSIGVDTPEDIHKIEQWLCKQNTFL, from the coding sequence ATGACCGAAGAAATTATTGGGATTATTCCCGCTCGTTATGGCAGTACGCGCTTTCCAGGAAAACCCCTCTTTCCCATTCTCGGTAAAACCCTCCTCCAAAGAACTTATGAAAATGCCAAGCGTGCGGCTTCTTTAAGTGAAGTCATTGTCGCAACGGATGATCAACGCATTTTCGACCATGTGAAGTCGTTTAATGGCCAAGTCGTTATGACATCGCCCGACTGTCCAACCGGAACAGATCGTTTAGCAGAAGTTCTTCGCCTCCATCCTGAATGGATGCAAGCCGCTGTCATTGTCAATATACAAGGGGATGAACCCTGTTTAGAGCCTCAAGCCATCAATTTGGCCGCAGATGCTTTACTAAACGATTCTAATGGCCACATGTCGACTGTTGTGACCCCACTATTATCAGAAGAGGATGCGTTCAATCCATCCATCGTCAAGTGCGTCATGGATCAAAAAGGAAATGCCCTCTATTTTAGCCGCACCTTGATTCCCTCCAATAAAAGGCAGTGCTTTGAACCACAAACGTCCTATTTCCGTCATTTGGGGTTGTATGCCTACCGTCCAGCTTTCATATTGGAGTATCAACAATTATCTCCCACGCCTCTGCAACTAGAGGAAGACTTAGAACAATTAAAAGTATTGGAACACGGATATCGCATTAAAGTGGCTGTAGTCGACCATGTCAGTATTGGCGTTGACACTCCCGAAGATATCCATAAAATTGAGCAATGGTTATGCAAACAAAATACATTTTTATAA
- a CDS encoding 3-deoxy-D-manno-octulosonic acid transferase, whose translation MNRLLIIVYEICLWILALIAIPRMLYYFFVHKKYHQSLLLRLGFNYPNIEKNEQPLIWIHAVSVGETKAIVSLARELKLSYPTSRLVVSSVTETGQAEAKRSLPFADFHVFLPFDFYWLVRRIIRKASPQLVILCESDFWFNFLRCAKKQGASLALVNGKMSSESEARFCKIPFFSRMLFNLFDILCVQNELYRKRFLQVGAATEKLKVTGNLKLDDEYPRLSDAEVREWREKLGISPNQVVLTVGSSHYPEEQLILDLAKDIWNRFPQLKVILVPRHPERFKEVATLLENEPLEWISFTDINRRTGKEQIILIDAMGMLRMCYQLSDIALVAGSFTTKVGGHNILEPCWYGKPVLFGPSMYSQLELVDLIQQAQAGMQVTQEQLGKTLEEWLMSDSLRHEIGHNGLRLIQNLKGSTKRTLNAIEPILCKIK comes from the coding sequence GTGAATCGTTTACTGATCATTGTTTATGAAATTTGTTTATGGATCCTTGCCCTTATTGCCATACCAAGGATGCTCTACTATTTTTTTGTGCACAAAAAGTACCATCAAAGCTTGTTGCTGCGCTTAGGGTTTAATTATCCTAATATCGAGAAGAATGAACAGCCATTAATTTGGATTCATGCCGTTTCGGTTGGCGAAACTAAGGCTATAGTGTCTTTGGCGCGCGAGTTGAAATTGAGTTATCCAACCTCTCGCCTTGTCGTCTCCTCTGTTACAGAAACTGGGCAGGCTGAGGCGAAAAGAAGCCTGCCTTTCGCCGATTTCCACGTCTTTCTCCCTTTTGACTTTTATTGGCTTGTGCGAAGAATTATCCGTAAGGCTTCCCCGCAATTGGTTATCCTTTGTGAATCAGACTTTTGGTTTAACTTTTTGCGCTGTGCTAAAAAGCAAGGCGCTTCTCTTGCTTTGGTAAATGGAAAAATGTCGAGCGAGTCTGAAGCTCGTTTTTGCAAAATCCCTTTTTTTTCTCGTATGCTCTTCAATTTATTCGATATTCTATGCGTTCAAAATGAATTGTATAGAAAGAGATTTTTACAAGTTGGCGCAGCAACGGAAAAGTTAAAGGTGACAGGCAATCTTAAATTAGATGATGAATATCCAAGACTTTCAGATGCAGAGGTTAGAGAGTGGAGAGAAAAACTGGGAATCAGTCCAAACCAAGTCGTTTTAACAGTAGGCTCCTCTCATTATCCTGAGGAACAACTCATTCTTGATCTGGCTAAAGACATTTGGAATCGATTTCCACAGCTCAAGGTGATCCTCGTTCCTCGCCATCCAGAGCGATTCAAAGAGGTTGCGACGCTCCTTGAAAATGAGCCGCTAGAATGGATTAGTTTCACCGATATCAATCGAAGAACTGGAAAAGAACAAATCATTTTAATCGATGCAATGGGGATGCTGCGCATGTGCTATCAACTGTCTGACATCGCTTTAGTGGCTGGAAGTTTTACAACAAAAGTTGGAGGGCACAATATTTTAGAGCCGTGCTGGTATGGCAAGCCCGTCTTGTTCGGTCCTTCTATGTATTCGCAGCTCGAATTGGTGGATCTTATCCAGCAGGCTCAGGCAGGCATGCAAGTCACTCAGGAGCAGCTTGGAAAAACTTTAGAAGAGTGGCTGATGAGTGATTCTCTTCGCCATGAAATTGGGCACAATGGTCTGAGACTGATTCAAAACTTAAAAGGATCAACTAAGCGCACGTTAAATGCAATCGAACCAATTTTGTGCAAAATTAAATAG
- a CDS encoding MBL fold metallo-hydrolase, giving the protein MPSEHFDGKYYFNQDVILRPLWQVFYWMLTRKRTKWPTSVPVQQCQVEKARLESNGIVVTFITHSTLLIQMGKWNILTDPIWSERAGPFNWLGPKRVAAPGVKFEDLPPIDIVLVSHNHYDHMDLPTLRLLEKHHKPLFYVPMGNKSFLEREGLAQVRELDWWEEIAFSEHETLIFVPAQHFSSRSLGDRNRTLWGGFVLKGIDQVIYFAGDSGYGKHFKEIATRCGNPTLACLPIGAYKPRWLMQSIHLSPQEAVQAHLDLNAKQSLAIHFGTFPLADEGIDEPVKSLHIAMHAHQLPIDQFWTLKPGESKKVN; this is encoded by the coding sequence ATGCCATCCGAACATTTCGACGGGAAATATTATTTTAACCAAGATGTGATCTTACGTCCGCTTTGGCAAGTATTTTATTGGATGCTGACAAGAAAGCGCACCAAATGGCCAACATCTGTTCCTGTACAGCAATGTCAGGTGGAAAAAGCTCGCCTAGAGTCGAATGGCATTGTTGTGACATTTATTACACATTCAACCCTATTGATTCAGATGGGAAAGTGGAATATTTTAACGGATCCCATCTGGTCTGAAAGAGCGGGGCCCTTTAACTGGTTAGGGCCTAAACGCGTGGCGGCACCAGGAGTTAAGTTTGAGGATCTCCCTCCGATCGATATCGTGTTGGTTAGCCATAATCACTATGACCATATGGACTTGCCCACTCTTCGGCTTTTGGAAAAGCACCATAAACCTCTTTTTTACGTCCCCATGGGAAATAAAAGTTTTTTGGAAAGGGAGGGGCTTGCCCAGGTTAGGGAACTCGATTGGTGGGAAGAAATAGCCTTTTCTGAGCATGAAACTCTCATTTTCGTACCTGCACAGCACTTTTCCTCAAGGAGTTTGGGGGACCGCAATCGCACCCTTTGGGGAGGATTTGTTCTTAAAGGAATCGATCAGGTCATTTATTTTGCGGGCGATAGCGGATATGGAAAGCATTTCAAGGAAATTGCAACGAGATGTGGAAATCCAACGCTTGCTTGCTTGCCTATTGGAGCTTATAAACCGCGCTGGTTAATGCAATCTATCCACCTCTCTCCACAAGAAGCTGTTCAAGCCCACCTCGACTTAAATGCCAAGCAAAGTTTAGCCATTCATTTTGGAACTTTTCCTTTAGCTGATGAGGGGATTGACGAGCCGGTGAAAAGCTTGCATATAGCCATGCATGCCCATCAATTGCCGATTGATCAATTTTGGACCTTAAAACCGGGCGAATCAAAAAAAGTTAATTAA
- a CDS encoding CTP synthase, with the protein MQTKYIFITGGVCSSLGKGLTSAAIGLLLEKKGLKVAMLKLDPYLNVDPGTMSPFQHGEVYVTDDGAETDLDLGHYYRYTNSSLSRASNATSGQIYNTVIRRERHGDYLGKTVQVIPHITDEIKQRIINCGKQQEKTDVVLVEIGGTAGDIESLPFLEAIRQFTYDHRSDCLNIHLTYVPYLQAAGEVKTKPSQHSVQVLRGIGIFPDILVCRCEVNLSDEVKEKISLFCNVNKKAVIEEIDVKHSIYEVPLDLHKQGIDTLICELLHLPNPPVDLTEWETIIETIKNPKGSITVGIVGKYVQHQDAYKSVFESLVHGALAAGYKLHIKRFEADKLPTEPAQLAKAIEGCDGYLVPGGFGERGWLGKIHTAKHCREKKIPYFGICLGMQVMAVEFARHAVGLEDANSTEFDPDTKHPVISLLSEQRGVQDLGGTMRLGAYICDLKPHSKAHKAYKQPQISERHRHRYEFNNNYKEAMEKAGFIIAGTLKGEALCEIAEISDHPWMVGVQFHPEFKSKPTDPHPLFRDFIQAMITHNKSLHANE; encoded by the coding sequence ATGCAAACAAAATACATTTTTATAACAGGTGGCGTTTGTTCCTCTTTGGGCAAAGGTCTCACCTCTGCTGCGATTGGATTATTGCTTGAGAAGAAAGGCTTAAAAGTAGCCATGCTTAAGCTCGATCCTTACCTAAACGTTGATCCGGGCACAATGAGTCCTTTCCAACACGGAGAAGTCTATGTGACTGATGACGGAGCCGAAACTGACTTGGATTTAGGTCACTATTACCGCTACACCAACTCCAGCCTATCGCGTGCTTCTAATGCAACTTCAGGGCAGATCTACAACACCGTTATTCGTCGTGAACGCCATGGTGATTACTTGGGAAAAACAGTCCAAGTCATTCCTCACATCACAGATGAGATTAAGCAGAGAATCATCAATTGCGGCAAACAGCAAGAAAAAACAGATGTTGTTTTGGTTGAAATAGGCGGCACAGCAGGTGACATCGAATCACTGCCTTTCTTAGAGGCTATTCGCCAATTTACTTATGATCATCGCTCTGACTGCCTCAATATCCACTTAACCTATGTTCCCTACTTGCAGGCCGCCGGCGAAGTAAAAACAAAACCTTCCCAGCACTCTGTACAGGTTTTAAGGGGCATTGGCATTTTCCCTGACATCCTCGTTTGCCGCTGTGAAGTGAATCTGTCTGATGAAGTTAAAGAAAAAATCAGCCTATTCTGCAACGTCAACAAAAAAGCGGTTATCGAAGAAATCGACGTCAAGCACAGCATTTATGAAGTTCCTTTAGACTTGCACAAACAAGGCATTGACACTCTTATTTGCGAACTCCTCCACCTCCCAAACCCTCCCGTCGATTTAACCGAGTGGGAAACAATCATTGAAACGATTAAGAATCCAAAAGGTTCTATCACGGTTGGAATCGTTGGAAAATACGTCCAACACCAAGATGCTTATAAATCAGTATTTGAATCTTTGGTTCATGGTGCATTGGCAGCCGGTTACAAGCTGCATATCAAGCGCTTTGAAGCAGATAAGCTTCCGACAGAACCTGCCCAATTAGCAAAAGCCATTGAGGGATGCGACGGCTATCTCGTTCCTGGCGGATTTGGAGAAAGAGGATGGCTCGGTAAAATTCACACAGCTAAGCACTGCCGCGAAAAGAAGATTCCTTATTTTGGAATTTGCCTCGGCATGCAAGTTATGGCGGTTGAATTTGCAAGGCATGCTGTTGGACTGGAAGACGCAAACTCGACCGAATTCGATCCTGACACCAAACACCCGGTCATTTCTTTGCTAAGCGAACAAAGGGGTGTTCAAGATCTTGGCGGTACTATGCGCCTGGGAGCCTACATTTGCGACTTGAAGCCGCACTCAAAGGCCCATAAAGCTTATAAACAGCCTCAAATCAGCGAAAGGCATCGCCATCGCTATGAGTTCAATAATAACTATAAAGAAGCAATGGAAAAAGCCGGTTTTATCATCGCAGGAACGCTCAAAGGGGAAGCCCTTTGTGAAATTGCAGAAATTAGCGATCATCCTTGGATGGTTGGAGTTCAATTCCACCCAGAATTTAAGTCCAAACCTACAGATCCACATCCACTCTTCCGTGATTTCATTCAAGCCATGATTACTCACAACAA